In a genomic window of Prochlorococcus marinus subsp. marinus str. CCMP1375:
- a CDS encoding GTP-binding protein — MTILQSPSAKCSSLLKEWKEVLNLTHLEQVQFSGEILALDRQINRLAHRHIRLTVFGRVGVGKSSLLNALFGRHIFATDVANGFTRKSKGAFWEQSIQSLETIELVDTPGIDEIAASARARLARRVALYSDLVLLVLDSDITSVELEALQSLIETGKPVLLVLNRCDQWEEDEVLTIVESIRNRLPASAKHLLIETVAAAPRKAKVFSDGRVRSEECAPKVQSLKKILLSLLEDQGNILLTLNALQQAESFYQSLKKGRLKRRRLEAQGLIGKFATLKASGVAVNPLIMFDFATGLAFDTALIVQLSKLYGLELKGRSARNLLKKLSLHNGLLGGAQLAIQLALGTVQHLLLLATPFTGGLSLAPAGPVAIAQAIIAIHTTKLTGRLAAKEILRNSHLPGANPRSILRQLSKSNPNVQKCLQEWNINPYEKPKSIQALLP; from the coding sequence ATGACAATATTGCAATCTCCTTCGGCAAAATGTAGCTCTTTGCTAAAAGAATGGAAAGAAGTTTTAAATCTAACCCATTTAGAACAAGTGCAATTTTCAGGAGAGATTCTAGCGCTTGATCGTCAAATCAATCGCTTAGCTCATAGGCATATACGATTAACTGTATTTGGTAGAGTAGGCGTAGGTAAATCAAGTCTACTCAATGCACTTTTTGGTCGGCATATTTTCGCTACTGATGTTGCCAATGGGTTTACCCGAAAAAGCAAGGGAGCGTTTTGGGAGCAATCTATTCAGAGTCTAGAAACCATAGAGTTAGTAGACACTCCAGGCATTGATGAAATAGCTGCGAGTGCTAGAGCTCGCTTAGCTAGAAGAGTTGCACTTTATTCAGATTTGGTTCTATTAGTTCTCGATAGTGATATCACTAGTGTTGAACTGGAAGCACTACAATCACTTATTGAGACTGGTAAGCCTGTCTTATTAGTCCTAAATCGATGTGATCAATGGGAAGAAGATGAGGTGCTAACTATTGTTGAAAGTATTAGGAATCGACTACCTGCCTCCGCAAAGCACTTACTTATTGAAACAGTGGCAGCAGCCCCACGAAAAGCAAAAGTATTTAGTGACGGACGAGTGCGAAGTGAAGAATGTGCTCCCAAAGTCCAATCACTTAAAAAAATATTACTCAGTCTTCTTGAAGATCAAGGCAATATTCTTTTGACCCTGAATGCTCTTCAACAAGCAGAGAGTTTTTATCAGTCCCTGAAGAAAGGTCGTTTAAAGCGCAGAAGGTTAGAAGCACAAGGCCTTATTGGTAAATTTGCAACTTTAAAAGCATCAGGAGTTGCTGTAAATCCTCTGATCATGTTTGATTTCGCAACAGGACTTGCCTTTGATACTGCTCTAATTGTTCAATTAAGTAAATTATATGGATTAGAGTTAAAAGGCCGTTCAGCAAGAAATTTGTTAAAAAAGCTTTCTCTTCACAACGGTCTACTCGGCGGAGCTCAACTTGCTATTCAATTGGCATTAGGAACAGTTCAACATTTATTATTATTAGCTACTCCATTTACAGGTGGGTTAAGTCTTGCACCTGCAGGACCAGTTGCTATAGCACAAGCTATTATCGCAATTCACACAACAAAACTAACCGGGCGATTAGCAGCAAAAGAAATTCTTCGAAACAGTCATCTCCCAGGAGCGAACCCAAGGTCAATAT
- a CDS encoding CNNM domain-containing protein, with protein MSQDILFLATLVAVVLIGSALCSGIEAALLTVNPLRVHELAAKRKPVRGAKKLAKLRHRLGRTLTVLTIANNGFNIFGSLMLGIYATFVFKAGIDRALFSIGLTLLVLLLGEILPKSVGAKLSLQVSLISAPILHLLSVLMRPLILPLEHLLPVITTENEITTDEEEIRQMARLGSQKGQIEADEAAMIGQVFQLNDLTARDLMTPRVSAPTLDGSVTLEKLRTKLLTNNSQRWVVLGKEVDKVLGIAKRERLLTALLQGHTQLTPIDLCEAVEFVPEMIRVDRLLTCFNKDKTGVRVVVDEFGGFVGLIGAEAVLAVLAGWWRKSNK; from the coding sequence CTGGAATTGAAGCTGCTCTCCTAACAGTAAATCCATTGCGAGTGCATGAACTGGCCGCAAAGCGTAAACCAGTCAGAGGAGCTAAAAAATTAGCAAAGTTGCGACATCGACTTGGCAGAACACTAACTGTATTAACTATTGCAAATAATGGTTTTAATATTTTTGGGAGTTTAATGCTAGGCATCTATGCAACTTTTGTTTTTAAAGCTGGGATAGATCGAGCTTTATTTTCAATAGGGTTGACTCTCCTAGTACTTCTTTTAGGCGAAATATTGCCAAAATCAGTTGGAGCAAAACTGTCTTTACAGGTATCACTTATTAGTGCACCAATACTTCATCTGCTAAGTGTATTGATGCGTCCGTTAATACTTCCTTTAGAACACTTATTGCCTGTCATTACTACTGAGAATGAAATCACTACTGATGAAGAAGAAATTAGACAAATGGCAAGGCTTGGTTCACAAAAAGGGCAAATTGAAGCTGATGAAGCTGCAATGATAGGACAAGTTTTTCAACTCAATGATTTAACAGCTAGAGATCTAATGACTCCTAGAGTTTCCGCTCCAACGCTAGATGGATCGGTGACATTAGAGAAATTACGAACTAAACTATTGACCAATAACTCTCAACGTTGGGTAGTGCTTGGTAAAGAAGTAGATAAGGTTCTCGGAATAGCCAAGCGCGAGCGTTTGTTAACTGCGTTATTACAAGGACACACTCAATTAACACCTATAGATCTTTGTGAAGCGGTTGAATTTGTTCCAGAAATGATACGAGTAGATCGTTTGCTTACTTGTTTCAACAAAGATAAAACAGGTGTAAGAGTTGTAGTGGATGAATTTGGTGGATTTGTAGGATTAATTGGTGCAGAAGCAGTTCTTGCTGTTTTAGCTGGATGGTGGAGAAAATCTAATAAATGA